The genomic stretch TTCCGCTACCCAGAGCCCATCATCCCTCTTTCCCAACACAATCACTGGGATTAAATATTTATCCCGAAAACGATTGGCGATGTGGCTGAGAAAACGAAGTTTAAGAAAGACATTTTTCACAATCATAATTCCGGGATAGACACTCTTAACCGTCTCCGCTAAGGAGATCGTTTCTTCAACCTCCCTCTTCAGCACCTCTTGCCTCTCCACCATCTTATCAAAAATCTCTTGTGCCAAGCCCTGGTCTTTAGTTAAGAAGAAATCACAAGCGGATTGGCCATCAATGGCGGAAAAAAGGGAGAGGACGGTATTAATATCTTCCAAATTTCTTATCATCTCCCAGGCAGGGCTTCTTCCCTTTCCTCGTAAAATCTCCAAGCCCTTTTTCACGATTATCCGATTCTCCCCGAGGAGTGGCACCCGGTCGGAAATTGTTCCTAAGGAGGTGAGGGCTAAGGTTTCGGGTTTCGCTGTTATCCATTCCTCAATGGTTATTCCTAAAAGATCTTCCAGGAGAGCAGAAGCGAACTTAAAGACTACCCCCACCGCCGCCAGTTCCCAGAATGGATACCTACTACCAGGGATTTTGGGATTGACAATCGCTACCGCCTCGGGTAAACTTGATACTACTTCGTGATGGTCAATAATGATCGTCTCCATTCCCTTCTCCTTCAACTCTCTCACCTCTAAATTATTGGTTGTGCCACAGTCAACAGCAATCAGAAGTCTCACCTCTTTCCACCCTTCTTCTGAGAGAATTTTTGGCGGATAAATCCCATGCTTAAATTGGTGCTTTTGGGGAATGAAATGGCTCACTTCCGCTCGTAAATCTTTAAGCACTTCCTCCAAAAGAACGGTAGCGGTAATGCCATCCATATCCTCGTGTCCCCAGATGAGGATTGCCTCTTTCTCCTTGATTGCCCTCTTTAACCTTTCTAATCCTTTATCAATATCCGGCAAAAGGCTGGCAGGATAGAAATCCTTTAAGGAAGGATACAAAAAGGCAGAAATTTCTTCCTTACTTTCTAATCCCCTTAAAAGGAGAAGCCTCAAAACCCCATCGGATAAACCCGTCTCTGCTCTGAGAAGGGCAAGTTTTTCTTCGGCAACTTCTCTTAACTGCCACATAAAAGTTATCTTACCCGTAATCCGCCAAAAATCAAGGGAATAATCTTTTCCTTTCTAAATTTTTGGCGCGGGGAAAGAAATCCTTCTATCTTACCAATATTACCTTCTGATACCCATCCTTCCTTTTAAGAAAGTAAATTCCCGAACCTTTTATTCTGCCAGAACTTATCTTCTTCCCTTCAATATCATAAATCTCTTCACCAATTTCCATCCGGCGTAAAGAACCCTTACTTTCAAATTCTCTTCGCCTAACCCTTTCTTCCCTCTCTCCCACCGAACCAGCCATTTTGGCAAATATCTCCCAATTATTACTAAAAAAGTTCTGCCAAATTACCCAAACCTCATCATTACGGATTAGAATCTTGGGATAAATATCAACCCCGGTATTTAAGTCAACCGGTTGGGGAGTTCGCCAAAGGCCATTCTCATAATAAGAAAAATAGACA from candidate division WOR-3 bacterium encodes the following:
- a CDS encoding DHH family phosphoesterase is translated as MWQLREVAEEKLALLRAETGLSDGVLRLLLLRGLESKEEISAFLYPSLKDFYPASLLPDIDKGLERLKRAIKEKEAILIWGHEDMDGITATVLLEEVLKDLRAEVSHFIPQKHQFKHGIYPPKILSEEGWKEVRLLIAVDCGTTNNLEVRELKEKGMETIIIDHHEVVSSLPEAVAIVNPKIPGSRYPFWELAAVGVVFKFASALLEDLLGITIEEWITAKPETLALTSLGTISDRVPLLGENRIIVKKGLEILRGKGRSPAWEMIRNLEDINTVLSLFSAIDGQSACDFFLTKDQGLAQEIFDKMVERQEVLKREVEETISLAETVKSVYPGIMIVKNVFLKLRFLSHIANRFRDKYLIPVIVLGKRDDGLWVAECRGVEELDLLELLRENSSLLLDWGGHKKACGFSIKEENLEEFINRAREYAEKNFLPKIEKNLPSSQERIVMIDAILSLEEIPKEVFLLPPFGEGNPPPLFLSPNTEFKEEWVRNFSIQGESEKIIPGNRYDIVWTVQEEGIRIKFFLLTRKGHPLGYKY